The Streptomyces laurentii genome contains a region encoding:
- a CDS encoding sensory box/GGDEF protein (Diguanylate-cyclase (DGC) or GGDEF domain; cd01949;~EAL domain. This domain is foundin diverse bacterial signaling proteins. It is called EAL after its conserved residues and is also knownas domain of unknown function 2 (DUF2). The EAL domain has been shown to stimulate degradation of a second...; cd01948;~I-site;~PAS domain S-box; TIGR00229;~PAS domain; PAS motifs appear in archaea, eubacteria and eukarya. Probably the most surprising identification of a PAS domain was that in EAG-like K+-channels. PAS domains have been found to bind ligands, and to act as sensors for light and oxygen in...; cd00130;~heme pocket [chemical binding];~identified by MetaGeneAnnotator; putative;~metal binding site [ion binding];~putative active site [active];~sensory box/GGDEF protein [Streptomyces sp. Mg1]) has product MSGTPEEPVHSRPPARSPAEPPLTERDGTAPEGGAADGPTPAAGAASEPWPDSLPESAPDSSPDSSRDSRPDVELRDYHAAFRAARLAMAMVDRDGIVVAANDSFGDLLGTEPAALREQAAADLVDLAADGQAGRAYREVLRGRRARFRCTRRLKQPNGRSLWTEVTVAPVPNSRRVLLSVADISDQRDLQARLRHLQMHDPVTRLPNRALFFERLTAALESAGAGPDPEGTGDEGGAYRSYRQGGTGRIGICYLDIDGFKAVNDTLGHRIGDRLLAAVAGRLTACADSYGYTRDGGHLVARLGGDEFAILVEDSTGTDQLADLARSVLAALQEPFDLSGQRLSVSASIGVVERPAHGSSATCLMQAADTTLYWAKADGKARWALFDPERNAHRMTRQALSSTLRPAVEQGEFALEYQPLVDLADGSVRGVEALVRWNHPQFGPLTPNRFISIAEEDGSIVELGRWVLRTACRQARRWQREHPDERPLFVSVNVAVRQVWDSDLVADVAGILAETGLAPQLLQLELTESAVMGSAGRPLQVLQALSNMGVRIAIDDFGTGYSNLAYLSRLPVSVLKLDGSFVRGFQDAEPANPADEVIVEALVQLAHRLGLTVTAECVESAGQATRLRRIGCDTGQGWLYSRAVAPERIAELIGVTSLPVQPMPA; this is encoded by the coding sequence GTGAGCGGAACCCCCGAAGAACCGGTCCATTCCCGGCCACCGGCCCGCTCGCCCGCCGAGCCGCCGCTCACGGAACGTGACGGAACGGCCCCGGAAGGCGGGGCCGCCGACGGCCCCACACCCGCGGCCGGAGCCGCATCGGAGCCCTGGCCGGATTCACTGCCGGAGTCCGCGCCCGACTCCTCGCCGGACTCCTCGCGGGACTCCCGGCCGGACGTCGAGCTCCGGGACTACCACGCCGCCTTCCGGGCCGCCCGGCTCGCCATGGCGATGGTCGACCGGGACGGCATCGTCGTCGCCGCCAACGACTCGTTCGGCGACCTCCTCGGCACCGAGCCCGCCGCCCTGCGCGAACAGGCCGCCGCCGACCTCGTCGACCTCGCCGCCGACGGCCAGGCGGGACGCGCGTACCGCGAGGTCCTGCGCGGCCGGCGGGCCCGCTTCCGCTGCACCCGCCGGCTGAAGCAGCCCAACGGGCGCTCGCTGTGGACGGAGGTGACGGTCGCCCCCGTACCGAACAGCCGGCGCGTCCTGCTGTCGGTCGCGGACATCAGCGACCAGCGCGACCTGCAAGCCCGGCTGCGGCACCTCCAGATGCACGACCCGGTGACCCGGCTGCCCAACCGCGCCCTGTTCTTCGAACGGCTGACCGCCGCACTGGAGAGCGCCGGCGCCGGGCCGGACCCGGAGGGCACCGGGGACGAGGGCGGGGCGTACCGCTCGTACCGCCAGGGCGGCACGGGCCGGATCGGGATCTGCTACCTCGACATCGACGGGTTCAAGGCCGTCAACGACACCCTCGGGCACCGGATCGGCGACCGGCTGCTCGCCGCCGTCGCCGGCCGGCTCACCGCCTGCGCGGACAGCTACGGCTACACCCGCGACGGCGGCCATCTGGTGGCCCGGCTCGGCGGCGACGAGTTCGCGATCCTGGTCGAGGACTCCACCGGCACCGACCAGCTGGCCGATCTCGCCCGGTCCGTACTGGCCGCCCTCCAGGAACCCTTCGACCTGTCCGGGCAGCGGCTGTCGGTCTCCGCCTCCATCGGTGTGGTGGAGCGGCCGGCCCACGGCTCCTCCGCCACCTGCCTCATGCAGGCCGCCGACACCACGCTGTACTGGGCCAAGGCCGACGGCAAGGCGCGCTGGGCGCTCTTCGACCCCGAACGCAACGCCCACCGGATGACCCGGCAGGCCCTCAGCTCCACGCTGCGGCCGGCCGTCGAGCAGGGCGAGTTCGCGCTCGAGTACCAGCCGCTGGTCGACCTCGCCGACGGCTCGGTGCGCGGTGTGGAGGCGCTGGTGCGCTGGAACCATCCGCAGTTCGGCCCGCTGACGCCGAATCGGTTCATCTCGATCGCCGAGGAGGACGGCTCGATCGTCGAACTGGGGCGCTGGGTGCTGCGCACCGCCTGCCGTCAGGCCCGGCGGTGGCAGCGGGAGCATCCGGACGAGCGGCCCCTGTTCGTCAGCGTCAACGTCGCCGTGCGTCAGGTCTGGGACTCCGACCTGGTGGCGGACGTCGCCGGGATCCTCGCCGAGACGGGGCTCGCCCCGCAGCTGCTCCAGCTGGAACTGACCGAGTCCGCCGTCATGGGCTCGGCGGGCCGGCCGCTGCAGGTCCTCCAGGCGCTCAGCAACATGGGCGTGCGGATCGCGATCGACGACTTCGGCACCGGCTACTCGAACCTCGCCTATCTGAGCCGGCTGCCGGTCTCCGTCCTCAAGCTGGACGGCTCGTTCGTGCGCGGCTTCCAGGACGCCGAACCCGCCAACCCGGCCGACGAGGTGATCGTCGAGGCTCTGGTGCAGCTCGCCCACCGGCTGGGCCTGACGGTCACCGCCGAGTGCGTGGAGAGCGCGGGCCAGGCCACCCGGCTGCGCCGGATCGGCTGCGACACCGGGCAGGGCTGGCTCTACTCGCGGGCGGTGGCCCCGGAACGTATCGCCGAGCTGATCGGGGTCACCTCCCTGCCGGTCCAGCCGATGCCCGCGTAG
- a CDS encoding glycosyl hydrolase family 18 protein (Chitin/cellulose binding domain. Putative carbohydrate binding domain foundin many different glycosyl hydrolase enzymes. May occur in tandem arrangements; cd00036;~Glyco_18 domain; smart00636;~The GH18 (glycosyl hydrolases, family 18) type II chitinases hydrolyze chitin, an abundant polymer of N-acetylglucosamine and have been identified in bacteria, fungi, insects, plants, viruses, and protozoan parasites. The structure ofthis domain is an...; cd06548;~chitin/cellulose binding site [chemical binding];~glycosyl Hydrolase family 18 protein [Streptomyces pristinaespiralis ATCC25486];~identified by MetaGeneAnnotator; putative), with the protein MHPREPRTPRAVPRPVRRPLLAALLGSTLVAGALAATAGLGSAQAADGAAAASNGGVKIAYYDQWSVYGNAFYPKQLDERGIAAKLDVINYSFGNIHPTDLTCFEANKAAGDDNNPNAGDGAGDSYADYQKSFSAADSVDGVADTWNQPIVGVFNQFKELKAKYPQLKINISLGGWTYSKYFSDAAKTDASRKKLVSSCVKQYIQGDLPVDGGFGGPGTAAGVFDGIDIDWEYPGSADGHLGNHYAAEDKQNFTLLLAEFRKQLDEYGAAHGGKKYLLTAALPAGQDKIKNIETDKIGAYLDYANIMTYDMHGAWDGDGPTYHQSPLHSGSDDPTDVVKPGTEKYSIDNAIDSWIDGKPAYGIAGGFPANKLTLGYEFYYRGWKGVPAGTANGLAQPATGGSGARPLSQAAGIAYYKELGGIVDNPATTFWDDQAKSAYFYKDGEFFTGLDQRTIKARADYAHQRGLAGAMMYSLLGLDAKATLFNQIVDAVGSSPTTQPTTPPTTPPTTPPTTPPTTPPTTPPTTPPTGCAAPAYTAGTVYNAGQSVSHKGHNWKAKWWTQNEEPGTTGDWGVWQDLGAC; encoded by the coding sequence GTGCACCCCCGTGAACCGCGCACCCCCCGAGCCGTTCCCCGCCCCGTCCGCCGCCCCCTGCTCGCCGCCCTGCTCGGCTCGACCCTCGTCGCCGGCGCGCTCGCCGCCACGGCGGGCCTCGGCTCCGCGCAGGCCGCCGACGGCGCCGCCGCGGCGTCCAATGGCGGCGTCAAGATCGCGTACTACGACCAGTGGAGCGTGTACGGGAACGCCTTCTATCCCAAGCAGCTCGACGAGCGCGGCATCGCCGCCAAACTGGACGTCATCAACTACTCGTTCGGCAACATCCACCCCACCGACCTCACCTGCTTCGAGGCCAACAAGGCGGCCGGTGACGACAACAACCCCAACGCCGGTGACGGCGCGGGCGACTCGTACGCCGACTACCAGAAGTCCTTCTCGGCGGCGGACAGCGTCGACGGCGTGGCCGACACCTGGAACCAGCCGATCGTGGGCGTCTTCAACCAGTTCAAGGAACTGAAGGCGAAGTACCCCCAGCTGAAGATCAACATCTCGCTCGGCGGCTGGACCTACTCCAAGTACTTCTCGGACGCGGCCAAGACCGACGCGAGCCGCAAGAAGCTCGTCTCCTCCTGCGTCAAGCAGTACATCCAGGGTGACCTGCCGGTCGACGGCGGCTTCGGCGGCCCCGGCACCGCCGCCGGCGTCTTCGACGGCATCGACATCGACTGGGAGTACCCCGGTTCGGCCGACGGCCACCTCGGCAACCACTACGCCGCCGAGGACAAGCAGAACTTCACCCTGCTCCTCGCCGAGTTCCGCAAGCAGCTCGACGAGTACGGTGCCGCGCACGGCGGCAAGAAGTACCTGCTGACCGCCGCCCTGCCGGCCGGCCAGGACAAGATCAAGAACATCGAGACGGACAAGATCGGCGCGTACCTCGACTACGCGAACATCATGACGTACGACATGCACGGCGCCTGGGACGGCGACGGGCCGACGTACCACCAGTCGCCGCTCCACTCCGGCAGCGACGACCCGACCGACGTCGTGAAGCCGGGCACCGAGAAGTACTCGATCGACAACGCCATCGACTCCTGGATCGACGGCAAGCCCGCCTACGGCATCGCCGGCGGTTTCCCGGCGAACAAGCTGACGCTCGGCTACGAGTTCTACTACCGCGGCTGGAAGGGCGTCCCGGCGGGCACCGCGAACGGTCTCGCCCAGCCCGCGACCGGCGGCTCCGGCGCCCGTCCGCTGAGCCAGGCGGCCGGCATCGCGTACTACAAGGAGCTGGGCGGCATCGTCGACAACCCGGCCACCACCTTCTGGGACGACCAGGCCAAGTCCGCCTACTTCTACAAGGACGGTGAGTTCTTCACCGGCCTGGACCAGCGCACCATCAAGGCCCGCGCCGACTACGCCCACCAGCGCGGACTCGCCGGCGCGATGATGTACTCGCTGCTCGGCCTGGACGCCAAGGCGACGCTGTTCAACCAGATCGTGGACGCGGTCGGTTCCTCCCCGACGACCCAGCCGACCACTCCGCCGACGACGCCTCCCACCACTCCGCCGACCACTCCTCCGACGACCCCGCCCACCACGCCGCCGACCACCCCGCCCACGGGCTGCGCCGCCCCGGCGTACACGGCCGGCACGGTCTACAACGCGGGCCAGTCCGTCTCCCACAAGGGCCACAACTGGAAGGCCAAGTGGTGGACCCAGAACGAGGAGCCGGGCACGACCGGCGACTGGGGCGTCTGGCAGGACCTCGGCGCCTGCTGA
- a CDS encoding luciferase (Coenzyme F420-dependent N5,N10-methylene tetrahydromethanopterin reductase and related flavin-dependent oxidoreductases [Energyproduction and conversion];~Flavin-utilizing monoxygenases; cl07892;~identified by MetaGeneAnnotator; putative;~luciferase [Streptomyces pristinaespiralis ATCC25486]), which produces MSDTTRNTERDGAADAEVSGGTAATRDGIRGTALGTASVPLSVLDLVTVGSGRTASQALATSVALSRLAERRGYHRHWVAEHHSMPGVASSSPAVILAHLAAHTRRIRLGSGGVMLPNHAPLVIAEQFGTLEALAPGRIDLGLGRAPGTDGATAAALRRTDRLGEGADDFPEQLSELTRFLDDDFPDVHPYARIHAVPGPVQGPKGRPPVWLLGSSGFSARLAGLLGLPFAFAHHFSARNTLPALELYRQTFRPSAVLDAPYALIGVAALAADEAREARRQVLTGALSMLRLRTGRPGLIPTPDEAEAYEFSHMEREFVDDWLSNVVHGTPDEVRAGLDELQKRTGADELMITANAHGGDARLRSYELIADAYGLPEQAAAGAPEEGAATA; this is translated from the coding sequence GTGAGCGACACCACGCGGAACACGGAGCGGGACGGAGCGGCGGACGCGGAGGTGAGCGGAGGGACGGCGGCCACCCGGGACGGGATCAGAGGAACAGCGCTCGGCACCGCGTCCGTGCCGCTGTCGGTCCTCGATCTGGTCACCGTCGGCAGCGGCCGGACCGCGAGCCAGGCGCTCGCCACGAGCGTCGCCCTCAGCCGGCTCGCCGAGCGGCGCGGCTACCACCGTCACTGGGTGGCCGAGCACCACTCGATGCCCGGGGTCGCCTCCTCCTCGCCCGCCGTGATCCTCGCCCACCTCGCCGCCCACACCCGCCGTATCCGGCTCGGTTCCGGCGGAGTGATGCTGCCGAACCACGCGCCGCTGGTGATCGCCGAGCAGTTCGGCACCCTGGAGGCGCTGGCCCCGGGCCGGATCGACCTCGGCCTCGGCCGCGCGCCCGGCACCGACGGCGCGACGGCCGCCGCGCTGCGCCGTACCGACCGGCTGGGCGAGGGGGCCGACGACTTCCCCGAGCAGCTCTCCGAGCTGACCCGGTTCCTGGACGACGACTTCCCGGACGTCCACCCGTACGCCCGGATCCACGCCGTGCCCGGACCGGTGCAGGGACCCAAGGGCCGGCCGCCGGTCTGGCTGCTCGGCTCCTCCGGCTTCAGTGCCCGCCTCGCCGGACTGCTCGGTCTGCCCTTCGCCTTCGCCCACCACTTCTCGGCGCGCAACACCCTGCCCGCCCTGGAGCTGTACCGGCAGACCTTCCGTCCCTCGGCGGTGCTCGACGCGCCGTACGCGCTGATCGGGGTCGCCGCGCTCGCCGCCGACGAGGCCCGTGAGGCCCGCCGGCAGGTGCTGACCGGCGCCCTGTCGATGCTGCGGCTGCGCACCGGCCGGCCCGGGCTCATCCCGACGCCCGACGAGGCCGAGGCGTATGAATTCAGCCACATGGAGCGGGAGTTCGTGGACGACTGGCTGTCGAACGTCGTGCACGGCACGCCGGACGAGGTGCGCGCGGGTCTGGACGAGCTCCAGAAGCGGACGGGCGCCGACGAGTTGATGATCACCGCCAACGCGCACGGCGGGGACGCGCGGCTGCGGAGCTACGAGCTGATCGCCGACGCGTACGGACTGCCGGAGCAGGCCGCGGCGGGTGCCCCGGAGGAGGGGGCGGCGACCGCGTAA
- a CDS encoding iclR-family transcriptional regulator (Bacterial transcriptional regulator; pfam01614;~Helix-turn-helix domains; cl00088;~IclR-family transcriptional regulator [Streptomyces albus J1074];~identified by MetaGeneAnnotator; putative), giving the protein MALKPEPTAPFHSVQYALRVLETISRHGGGVTDVQIARDTGLPAAHLSPLLLMLRREGYVEQVSDGAYVVGDSLVLLGSGTTRRDALQLRLQEELTELRDSLGAAVYISRYIDGEVKITQWADGPRTPKANEWVDFRSAAHASAVGKCLLTQLDLNGRRDHLARHRIARLTSRTITNEKVLFSKLDSQPPTVPVLDLQEYAVGTVCAAVPLTAGAAVGCLAISLPIEDAHRLRSAADTLNRRAAPVVLSLAL; this is encoded by the coding sequence GTGGCGCTGAAGCCCGAGCCCACCGCACCGTTCCACTCGGTGCAATACGCACTGCGCGTACTCGAGACCATCTCTCGGCACGGCGGCGGCGTGACGGACGTGCAGATCGCACGGGACACCGGCCTGCCCGCGGCCCATCTGTCACCCCTCCTGCTGATGCTCCGCCGCGAGGGGTACGTGGAGCAGGTCTCCGACGGCGCGTACGTCGTCGGGGACTCCCTGGTGCTGCTCGGCTCCGGCACCACCCGGCGCGACGCCCTGCAGCTCAGGCTCCAGGAGGAGCTGACCGAGCTGCGCGACTCGCTCGGCGCCGCCGTCTACATCAGCCGTTACATCGACGGCGAGGTGAAGATCACCCAGTGGGCCGACGGCCCGCGCACCCCCAAGGCCAACGAGTGGGTGGACTTCCGATCCGCCGCCCACGCCAGCGCGGTCGGCAAGTGTCTGCTGACCCAGCTCGACCTGAACGGCCGCCGCGACCATCTGGCCCGACACCGGATCGCGCGACTGACGTCCCGCACGATCACCAACGAGAAGGTGCTGTTCTCCAAGCTGGACAGCCAGCCGCCGACCGTCCCCGTGCTCGACCTCCAGGAGTACGCGGTGGGCACGGTCTGCGCGGCGGTGCCGCTGACGGCGGGCGCCGCCGTGGGCTGCCTGGCGATCTCGCTGCCGATCGAGGACGCGCACCGGCTCCGCTCGGCGGCCGACACCCTCAACCGCCGGGCCGCCCCGGTGGTGCTCTCACTGGCGCTCTGA
- a CDS encoding hypothetical protein (identified by MetaGeneAnnotator; putative;~sequence version:1), with protein sequence MPPAGARGTRGRRAAARGVSGAIDKGPDPAARRTGGGASSGRLHPARAYSSTRTRSRQTAREVRAEAPGPVGADARSARNVRIFRMTITLSDHPVSRQAVPKPPAGHTTPPPDSP encoded by the coding sequence GTGCCCCCCGCCGGGGCGCGCGGGACAAGAGGTCGGCGAGCGGCGGCCCGGGGCGTCAGCGGGGCCATCGACAAGGGGCCGGATCCGGCCGCGCGCCGCACCGGCGGCGGCGCATCGAGCGGCCGCCTCCACCCCGCGAGGGCGTACAGCAGCACGCGCACCCGCTCCCGCCAGACGGCGAGAGAGGTGCGGGCGGAGGCGCCGGGGCCAGTGGGCGCGGACGCACGGAGCGCACGGAACGTACGGATCTTTCGCATGACGATTACTCTAAGTGACCATCCCGTCTCGCGCCAGGCCGTTCCGAAGCCCCCGGCCGGGCACACGACCCCGCCTCCGGACTCCCCCTAA
- a CDS encoding long-chain-fatty-acid--CoA ligase (AMP binding site [chemical binding];~Adenylate forming domain, Class I; cl17068;~CoA binding site [chemical binding];~Long-chain-fatty-acid--CoA ligase [Streptomyces venezuelae ATCC10712];~acyl-CoA synthetase; Validated;~acyl-activating enzyme (AAE) consensus motif;~identified by MetaGeneAnnotator; putative), whose amino-acid sequence MAELVRRQWGDHRTGLRDEGTTLTHHQAAAGAAARAALLTDLMPDRPGREPHLGLLLDNTPEYPLWLGAAALAGAAVAGINPTRRGAELARDIRHTDCRVLVTQRARLPLLDGLPLPPGLRILVTDTEAYRALLAGYATATPDDRFLRPARPGSRLLLTFTSGSTGAPKATICSQGRLAAAGASLVAHFRIRADDTHYICMPMFHGNAVIADWAPALAAGAGIALRDRFSATRFLPDVRRFGATYFTYVGRAVQYLLATPEHPDDRDHRLRLGFGTEAGAVDAARFEARFGVRLVEGYGSSEGGAAIQRVPGTPAGAVGRAAPGDDLAVVDPDTRRVCPPARFSAAGVLLNADEAIGELVNRGRSPFEGYWRNPEADAARLRDGWYWTGDLFYRDADGYLYFAGRADDRLRVDSENLAAAMIENILARWERAAGVAVYAIPDPVAGDQVMAALALRPGAVFDPAAFAAFLAAQGDLGTKMPPAYVRVVPELPLTATNKIHRVALRRAALTGPDPIWWRPAPGGPYAPLTSQDRECLRRRYAEQRRPFPGEAP is encoded by the coding sequence GTGGCGGAGCTCGTACGGCGCCAGTGGGGCGACCACCGGACCGGACTGCGGGACGAGGGCACCACCCTCACCCACCACCAGGCCGCCGCCGGCGCCGCCGCGCGCGCCGCACTCCTCACGGACCTGATGCCCGACCGGCCGGGGCGCGAGCCGCACCTCGGCCTGCTGCTCGACAACACACCGGAGTACCCGCTCTGGCTCGGCGCGGCGGCCCTCGCGGGGGCCGCCGTCGCCGGGATCAACCCCACCCGGCGCGGCGCCGAACTCGCCCGGGACATCCGGCACACCGACTGCCGCGTCCTCGTCACCCAGCGCGCCCGCCTCCCGCTCCTCGACGGCCTGCCGCTCCCGCCCGGCCTGCGGATCCTCGTCACCGACACCGAGGCCTACCGCGCGCTGCTCGCCGGCTACGCGACCGCGACCCCCGACGACCGCTTCCTCCGGCCCGCCCGGCCCGGCAGCCGGCTGCTGCTCACCTTCACCTCCGGCTCGACCGGCGCGCCCAAGGCCACGATCTGCAGCCAGGGGCGGCTCGCCGCCGCCGGCGCCTCCCTCGTCGCGCACTTCCGGATCCGCGCGGACGACACGCACTACATCTGCATGCCGATGTTCCACGGCAACGCCGTCATCGCCGACTGGGCGCCCGCGCTCGCCGCCGGCGCCGGAATCGCCCTGCGGGACCGTTTCTCCGCCACCCGCTTCCTCCCCGACGTCCGCCGCTTCGGCGCCACCTACTTCACCTACGTCGGCCGTGCCGTCCAGTACCTGCTCGCCACCCCCGAGCACCCCGACGACCGCGACCACCGGCTGCGGCTCGGCTTCGGCACGGAGGCGGGGGCGGTGGACGCGGCCCGCTTCGAGGCGCGGTTCGGGGTGCGGCTCGTGGAGGGGTACGGCTCCTCCGAGGGCGGCGCCGCGATCCAGCGGGTGCCCGGCACGCCCGCCGGAGCGGTGGGGCGGGCCGCGCCCGGCGACGACCTGGCCGTGGTCGATCCGGACACCCGGCGGGTGTGCCCGCCGGCCCGCTTCTCGGCCGCCGGTGTCCTGCTCAACGCGGACGAGGCCATCGGCGAACTGGTCAACCGGGGCCGCAGCCCCTTCGAGGGCTACTGGCGCAACCCCGAGGCCGACGCCGCCCGGCTGCGCGACGGCTGGTACTGGACCGGCGACCTCTTCTACCGCGACGCCGACGGCTACCTCTACTTCGCGGGCCGCGCCGACGACCGGCTGCGCGTCGACAGCGAGAACCTGGCCGCCGCGATGATCGAGAACATCCTGGCCCGCTGGGAGCGGGCCGCGGGCGTCGCCGTCTACGCGATACCCGACCCCGTCGCCGGCGACCAGGTGATGGCCGCGCTCGCGCTGCGGCCCGGCGCCGTCTTCGACCCGGCGGCCTTCGCCGCCTTCCTCGCCGCCCAGGGCGACCTCGGCACCAAGATGCCCCCGGCTTACGTCAGGGTCGTCCCCGAACTCCCCCTGACCGCCACCAACAAGATCCACCGGGTCGCGCTGCGCCGCGCCGCCCTCACCGGGCCCGACCCGATCTGGTGGCGCCCGGCGCCCGGCGGCCCGTACGCGCCGCTGACCAGCCAGGACCGGGAGTGCTTACGGAGGCGGTACGCGGAACAGCGCCGTCCATTTCCCGGCGAGGCCCCTTAG
- a CDS encoding chitin-binding protein (Chitin binding domain; cl03871;~chitin-binding protein [Streptomyces clavuligerus ATCC27064];~identified by MetaGeneAnnotator; putative) produces MRKKSGIAAVALGVAAASLLSVSGASSHGYTDAPISRQKLCADRTVRNCGDIQWEPQSVEGPKGFPSGGPSDGTICAGGNSRFAQLDDQRAGAWPATKVTAGQSYTFRWQFTARHATTDFRYYITKNGWDSSRPLTRAALDPQPFLVVPYNNQQPPATLSHSGVIPAGKTGRHMILGVWTIADTGNAFYACSDVQF; encoded by the coding sequence ATGCGAAAGAAGTCAGGTATCGCGGCCGTGGCGCTCGGCGTCGCCGCGGCCTCCCTCCTCTCCGTCTCCGGCGCGAGCAGCCACGGCTACACCGACGCGCCGATCAGCCGTCAGAAGCTCTGCGCCGACCGCACCGTCCGCAACTGCGGCGACATCCAGTGGGAGCCGCAGTCGGTCGAGGGGCCCAAGGGCTTCCCGTCCGGCGGGCCCTCCGACGGCACGATCTGCGCAGGCGGGAACTCCCGCTTCGCCCAGCTCGACGACCAGCGGGCCGGCGCCTGGCCCGCCACCAAGGTCACCGCGGGCCAGAGCTACACCTTCCGCTGGCAGTTCACCGCCCGCCACGCGACCACGGACTTCCGCTACTACATCACCAAGAACGGCTGGGACTCCAGCCGCCCGCTGACCAGGGCCGCGCTCGATCCCCAGCCCTTCCTCGTCGTCCCCTACAACAACCAGCAGCCGCCCGCGACCCTCTCGCACAGCGGGGTCATCCCCGCGGGCAAGACCGGCCGGCACATGATCCTCGGGGTGTGGACCATCGCGGACACCGGGAACGCGTTCTACGCGTGCTCGGACGTTCAGTTCTGA